One window from the genome of Dermacentor silvarum isolate Dsil-2018 chromosome 5, BIME_Dsil_1.4, whole genome shotgun sequence encodes:
- the LOC125939726 gene encoding membrane metallo-endopeptidase-like 1: protein MRNLDPDNTRNERAMEFMMFASLFTWLIVFSSSKAMVNKSEEKYSVCCEPVCYERARLINASLNTSVQPCDDFYSYACGGWMNTHTIPDTRSNIGTFYFLRNELKNTLKGILENMTIAEEEQTIENKLAVAYNACVGT, encoded by the exons ATGCGTAATCTGGATCCC GATAATACAAGAAACGAAAGAGCTATGGAATTTATGATGTTTGCTAGCCTGTTTACGTGGCTAATCGTCTTCTCGTCGTCAAAAGCGATGGTCAATAAGAGCGAAG AAAAGTACTCTGTCTGTTGTGAACCCGTCTGCTACGAACGAG CGAGGCTGATCAATGCATCGCTAAACACGTCCGTTCAGCCATGCGATGATTTCTACTCGTATGCCTGCGGTGGATGGATGAATACACACACTATTCCAGACACAAGGTCCAATATCGGTACCTTCTACTTTCTCCGCAATGAACTGAAGAACACCCTCAAAG GTATATTAGAAAATATGACCATCGCTGAAGAGGAGCAGACTATAGAGAACAAGCTTGCCGTTGCTTACAATGCCTGTGTAGGTACGTGA